One part of the Georgfuchsia toluolica genome encodes these proteins:
- a CDS encoding RelA/SpoT family protein has translation MAAVLPSSVAPGKGASSRQADTAQRAELEAGLVRLKTSLSTYLKPAEIERVEAAFAFGDAAHIGQFRVSGAPYVSHPLAVAEKLAAWHLDAQAIIAALLHDVMEDTAITKQEIVDRFGNAAAELVDGVSKLDRIEDQSYEEAQAENFRKMLLAMARDVRVILIKLSDRLHNMQTLGAIRPDKRRRIARETLDIYAPIANRLGLNTLYRELQELSFQHLYPLRYRVLAKAVKSARGNRREVVEKILQAVKKRLPEAGIEAEVMGREKHLYGIYRKMREKHLTFSQVLDIYGFRIIVKDVPTCYLTLGVLHGLYNPVPGKFKDYIAIPKANGYQSLHTTLIGPFSTPVEAQIRTAAMHHVAESGVASHWLYKDDKALSDLQKKTSLWLQSLLELQSASGDSTEFLEHVKIDLFSGEVYVFTPAGKILVLPRGSTPVDFAYAVHTDIGNHCVACRINNELMPLRTELHNGDRVEIITAPHANPNPAWLGYVKSARSRSNIRHFLKTQQQELSAALGERLLSQAFRNIGAVLADITPARWKHLLHETGSKSKHELLTDIGLGTRLAAIVARRFSGGVNKELGKVKTAERKSSGPILIRGTEGLAVQLASCCRPIPGDPVIGLIRKGQGLMVHTHDCANIARQRGDRVDWVDVEWEPDVDGLFDVGISVLVQNQRGVLAKLTTAIAEGQSNIVDVSVEGDHGTTASVYFTLQVLNRAHLARVLRGLRQIPEAIRIVRLKDREINHHHH, from the coding sequence ATGGCAGCCGTGCTCCCGTCTTCCGTTGCACCCGGCAAGGGTGCCAGCAGCAGGCAAGCTGACACAGCGCAGCGCGCCGAACTCGAAGCCGGCCTGGTCCGACTCAAAACCAGTCTTTCCACTTACCTCAAACCCGCGGAAATAGAGCGGGTCGAAGCTGCTTTCGCTTTTGGCGATGCCGCCCACATCGGACAGTTCCGCGTCAGCGGTGCGCCCTACGTATCGCATCCGCTGGCAGTGGCGGAGAAGCTGGCAGCCTGGCATCTCGATGCGCAGGCCATCATCGCCGCGCTACTACACGACGTGATGGAAGACACCGCGATTACCAAACAGGAAATTGTCGACCGTTTCGGCAATGCCGCAGCGGAACTGGTGGATGGCGTTTCCAAGCTCGACCGCATCGAAGATCAGTCCTATGAAGAGGCGCAGGCCGAGAACTTCCGCAAGATGCTGCTGGCGATGGCGCGTGATGTGCGTGTCATTCTCATCAAATTGTCCGATCGCCTGCACAACATGCAGACCCTGGGCGCGATCCGGCCCGACAAGCGGCGCCGCATCGCGCGCGAGACGCTTGACATTTATGCGCCGATCGCCAATCGGCTCGGCCTCAATACGCTGTACCGCGAACTTCAGGAACTGTCGTTTCAGCATCTCTACCCGTTGCGCTATCGTGTGCTGGCCAAGGCGGTCAAGTCCGCGCGCGGCAATCGCCGCGAAGTGGTGGAAAAGATTCTACAGGCGGTGAAAAAGCGGCTGCCCGAAGCCGGCATCGAAGCCGAGGTGATGGGACGCGAGAAGCATCTTTACGGCATCTACCGCAAGATGCGCGAGAAGCATCTGACGTTTTCGCAAGTGCTCGACATCTATGGCTTTCGCATCATCGTCAAGGATGTGCCGACCTGTTATCTCACGCTCGGCGTCCTGCACGGTCTTTACAACCCGGTACCGGGCAAGTTCAAGGACTACATCGCCATCCCCAAGGCCAATGGTTACCAGTCGCTGCACACCACCCTGATCGGTCCCTTCAGCACGCCGGTGGAAGCACAGATTCGTACCGCGGCGATGCACCATGTCGCCGAATCGGGCGTCGCGTCGCATTGGCTATACAAGGACGACAAGGCGCTCTCCGATCTGCAAAAGAAGACCAGCCTGTGGCTGCAATCGCTGCTCGAACTGCAATCGGCTTCGGGGGACTCGACCGAGTTCCTTGAACACGTCAAGATCGACCTGTTCTCGGGCGAGGTTTACGTGTTCACGCCGGCCGGCAAGATTCTGGTGCTGCCGCGCGGCTCGACCCCGGTAGATTTTGCCTACGCCGTGCATACCGACATCGGCAACCATTGCGTCGCCTGCCGCATCAACAACGAATTGATGCCCTTGCGCACCGAGTTGCACAACGGCGATCGGGTCGAGATCATCACCGCACCGCACGCCAACCCTAATCCGGCCTGGCTCGGCTATGTAAAAAGCGCCCGCTCCCGCTCCAATATCCGCCACTTCCTCAAGACCCAGCAGCAGGAGCTCTCGGCTGCATTGGGTGAGCGCTTGCTTTCCCAGGCATTTCGCAATATCGGCGCTGTGCTGGCCGACATCACCCCAGCGCGCTGGAAGCATTTGTTGCATGAAACCGGCAGCAAATCGAAACACGAGTTATTGACCGACATTGGTCTCGGCACCCGGCTTGCTGCCATTGTCGCCCGCCGCTTTTCTGGCGGCGTCAATAAAGAGCTTGGCAAGGTGAAAACCGCCGAACGGAAATCTTCAGGACCGATTCTGATCAGGGGCACCGAGGGCTTGGCCGTACAGCTTGCCAGTTGCTGCCGGCCGATTCCGGGCGACCCTGTCATCGGTCTGATCCGCAAGGGACAAGGGTTGATGGTGCATACTCACGACTGCGCCAATATCGCCAGGCAGCGCGGTGACCGCGTCGATTGGGTCGATGTCGAGTGGGAGCCGGATGTCGATGGCTTGTTCGATGTCGGCATCAGTGTGCTGGTGCAAAACCAGCGCGGTGTGCTGGCCAAGCTCACGACCGCGATCGCCGAAGGGCAATCGAACATCGTCGACGTCAGTGTCGAGGGCGATCATGGCACCACGGCTTCTGTTTATTTTACGTTGCAGGTGCTCAACCGCGCGCATCTGGCGCGGGTATTGCGCGGCTTGCGTCAAATTCCGGAGGCGATCCGCATCGTTCGCCTCAAGGACAGGGAAATTAACCATCATCATCACTAG
- a CDS encoding DUF3460 family protein: protein MADFESDYTKFMREWKQKHPEQAEEARKGRALWWDKPPRDLDTQRREQEAKVATKSYYYDAN from the coding sequence ATGGCAGACTTCGAATCCGATTACACCAAATTCATGCGCGAATGGAAGCAAAAGCATCCTGAACAGGCAGAGGAAGCCAGAAAAGGGCGGGCGCTGTGGTGGGACAAACCCCCGCGCGACCTGGATACCCAGCGTCGCGAGCAAGAAGCCAAGGTCGCGACAAAATCCTATTATTACGACGCCAATTGA
- a CDS encoding ShlB/FhaC/HecB family hemolysin secretion/activation protein has translation MKKIIWAAIVACLFFVATTVRAEDEKFEITGFDVRGNSLLPKDEVASLVAPFTGKDRVYGDVQRALEALEAAYRARGFGTVTVYVPEQELKGGVVVLQVTEAVIGKVSVTGNRSFSAENVRAALPQLKEGTAPNLSAISDNVQLSNENPAKHVELTLGVSEEAGKVDAKVGVSDENPRRVYFSLDNTGDKEKTGQYRLGVSYRDANVFGHDEVMTLGYIMAPDAPGGVDVNVFTAGLRIPFYKLGDSLDLIVATSSVNVPANVITPGGGPLSLSGKGYVLAARWNNLFPRQGEYNSRMVYGFDYKWTDNPCRPKIVGAGCVDYLATPLSATYIGQWQKPNLAADFSLGAAYNATPLDHQERWRYNYAANARSTDANFLILKGGGSYLRSLPGDWQVRGVLSAQYSSDPLPSSEQLSLAGSTAVRGFSERVLTADSGLVANLEAYTPDLVPLLDTKTGLPGTLRALVFYDWAYGDSNSAGGWTAPAGICNTPCLATPSVTTMVSSVGLGLRYLLQKDISAKFDWARILNSAPNPAALTQRIDDLWRMHFALVYGF, from the coding sequence ATGAAGAAAATAATTTGGGCCGCCATTGTGGCGTGCCTGTTTTTTGTCGCGACAACGGTACGGGCCGAAGACGAAAAATTTGAAATCACCGGTTTCGATGTGCGCGGCAACAGCCTGTTGCCCAAAGACGAAGTAGCCAGCCTGGTTGCTCCCTTCACCGGAAAAGATCGCGTTTATGGCGATGTGCAGCGCGCGCTCGAAGCCCTCGAAGCCGCCTACCGCGCCAGAGGCTTTGGCACCGTGACCGTCTATGTGCCCGAGCAGGAACTCAAGGGCGGCGTGGTCGTGCTGCAAGTGACCGAAGCCGTGATCGGCAAGGTCAGCGTGACCGGCAACCGGTCTTTCTCCGCGGAAAATGTCCGCGCCGCACTGCCGCAGTTGAAAGAGGGCACCGCCCCCAACCTCTCCGCGATCTCCGACAACGTCCAGCTCTCCAATGAAAACCCGGCCAAGCATGTCGAACTGACGCTGGGCGTCAGCGAGGAAGCGGGCAAGGTCGATGCCAAGGTTGGCGTCAGTGATGAAAACCCGCGCCGCGTCTATTTCTCTCTCGATAACACGGGCGATAAGGAGAAGACGGGACAATACCGCTTGGGTGTTTCCTATCGCGATGCCAATGTGTTCGGCCACGATGAAGTCATGACGCTCGGCTATATCATGGCGCCCGACGCGCCGGGCGGCGTCGATGTCAATGTATTCACCGCCGGCCTGCGCATACCCTTCTACAAGCTGGGCGATAGTCTCGATCTCATCGTCGCGACGAGTTCGGTCAATGTGCCGGCCAATGTCATCACGCCGGGCGGTGGCCCACTGTCCCTGAGTGGCAAGGGATATGTTTTAGCCGCGCGCTGGAACAATCTGTTTCCACGCCAGGGCGAATACAACTCGCGCATGGTGTATGGTTTCGATTACAAATGGACCGACAATCCCTGCCGACCGAAAATTGTTGGCGCAGGCTGCGTCGACTATCTCGCAACCCCGCTCTCGGCCACCTACATCGGCCAATGGCAAAAGCCCAATCTGGCGGCAGATTTCAGCCTCGGTGCGGCCTATAACGCCACGCCGCTGGATCATCAGGAACGCTGGCGTTACAACTATGCCGCCAATGCGCGCTCGACAGACGCTAACTTCCTCATCCTCAAGGGCGGCGGTAGCTATCTGCGCTCCCTGCCCGGCGACTGGCAGGTGCGCGGCGTGCTCAGTGCCCAATACAGTTCCGATCCCCTGCCATCTTCCGAACAACTCAGCCTGGCCGGTTCCACCGCGGTGCGTGGTTTCAGCGAGCGTGTGTTGACCGCCGACAGCGGCCTGGTGGCCAATCTCGAAGCCTATACACCCGACCTCGTCCCGCTGCTCGACACTAAAACAGGCCTTCCCGGCACCTTGCGCGCGCTGGTCTTTTACGATTGGGCGTATGGCGACAGCAATAGCGCCGGCGGCTGGACCGCGCCCGCCGGTATTTGCAACACTCCTTGCCTGGCGACGCCCTCGGTCACGACCATGGTCTCCAGTGTCGGCCTTGGCTTGCGTTACTTGTTGCAAAAGGATATCAGCGCGAAATTCGACTGGGCTCGAATTCTTAACAGCGCTCCCAATCCGGCCGCTTTGACTCAGCGAATCGACGATTTATGGCGTATGCATTTCGCGCTGGTTTATGGATTTTGA